The Pseudomonas sp. KU26590 genomic sequence CTTCGATGCGGGCCACGTCCAGTGTGAAGCCACGGGAAGCCAGGCGATCCGCTACGTCCTGAAGTTGAGTACGCAGCAGTTTGGAGTCGAGCATATCGGTCTCTCGTATATTAAATTCGGGTCAAAGACAGGCCGGCCCACGTCGCGAGCAGCCCGCCCAGTACGCTGATGAGGGCGTAACCAATGGCCAGAGGAGCCTGGCCGCTTTCAAGCAGACGAATCGTGTCCAGTGAGAAAGACGAAAACGTCGTCAAACCACCGAGAAATCCAACCATCAGGCCGGCGCGCAATTCGATCGGGACCTCCGGGCGAATCAGAAACAGCCCGTAGAGCAGACCGATCAGCAAACAGCCCACCAGATTCACCGCCAGCGTTGCTGTGTAGAAGTAG encodes the following:
- the crcB gene encoding fluoride efflux transporter CrcB, translated to MIQLILAVSAGGVAGTLLRFATANVVAANWPRYFYTATLAVNLVGCLLIGLLYGLFLIRPEVPIELRAGLMVGFLGGLTTFSSFSLDTIRLLESGQAPLAIGYALISVLGGLLATWAGLSLTRI